Part of the Sphingopyxis sp. 113P3 genome, TCGGCAAACCCATGCTGTGCCGCGACCAGATAATCGTCGGGATCGATCCGCCCGCCAGGAAACACCACGGCCCCGGCAGCGAACGCCATCGTCTGGGACCGCTTCACCATCAAGATCTCGTCAGGTCCGCCGCTATCGGAACGCCGCATGATCACGAGCGTCGCGGCGGGAATGGCGCTGGCGGGCGGCGTTCGGGACGCGTCGGTTTGCACATTGTTATCTGTCATGAGAATATCGATAACCGCCGTTCGCCGCCTTGTCATCCAGCATTGCGAGCGCGGCCATGGCGGTGCAGGATGCGCTGAAAAGCAGCCGGGAGCGGGCTCATGACTATTGTCGAGATCTTGGGGGTCGCAAGCAGCCTCAGCCTGCTCGCCGGATGGCGTCTCTATCTGACGATCCTCGCAACTGGCATTGCGATGTTTTTCGGATGGTTGCCCCTCCCTGAGCATCTGAAGGCGCTGCAGATCCTTGCCAATCCATGGGTACTTGGCGTGGCGGCGGCTGGCACGCTTGCGGAATTCCTTGCGGACAAGATCGCTTGGGTCGATTCAATCTGGGATGGCATTCACGGCATTATCCGCCCGCTCGGCGGCGCGCTGCTGGCGCTCGCGCTCGTCGATTCGTCGGATCCCACGTGGCAAGTCATCGCCTTTCTCCTCGGCGGAGGCGGCGCCTTGCTCAGCCACGGCGCCAAGGCGACTACCCGCGCGGTCGTCAATGTGAGCCCCGAGCCCTTCAGCAACGCGGTGGTATCGACCGGCGAGGACGTCGCCACGGGCGGATTGCTCGCGCTCGCAATCGCTTACCCGCCGCTTGCAATCGTAATTGCCCTCCTGCTCGCAATCGCGGCGGTGATCGTGATTATCGCGCTGCGCCGCCTGCTCCGCAATATCAAAGCCACGCTCAAGAAGGCGCTCGGCGATGCAGAGGAGGGCGCGTAGAGGACCACGCGCGAAACCGGAGCCGTTCACACGACCGCGGACCGCGCGATGGTGGCGTTAGCGCCGTGGGCAGGCGCCCTCCCCCGCCTGATAGGAATCACGACAGCGGCCGCAGTTCACACGGCCCGCAACAAATATGAGTGGGCGCTTGTCATAGTCGAAACCCGCTGTTAGAGGCGCCGGCGTTGCCGCTTTAGCTCAGTTGGTAGAGCACATCATTCGTAATGATGGGGCCACAGGTTCGAGTCCTGTAAGCGGCACCACCTTCCTTAAGGTGCTTTCCCGAGGCTCTTCCCCGTGAACGGGGGATGAGGGTGGATCAGACCCGATTGATGACGCCATTCCAACCGCAAAGAGCGAGCACGCGCAAGCGGTAGTTGTGAAAGTTTCGGAAGCCGAACGCGCGGCGCGAGATCATCTCCATCTTTGTGTGAAAGCCCTCGGTGATTCCATTGTTCCTGGAAAAGCGCCACATGCGGGCGACGGGCTCGAGCCAGCTGGTCAGGGTATCGGCGAGGGACTTGAGGGGGCTGGCGGCGAACTGATCGATCAGCCTGAGCAGGTCGGGGATAAGCTGGCTGGCCTTTTTGACATTGAGGGATTTTTGCGTCAGCAGGAGGGCCATGTCCTGCTTGGCAGTGTAGAGGGCTTCGGGCTCTTCCCCGTGAACGGGGGATGAGGGTGGATCAGACCCGATTGATGACGCCATTCCAACCGCAAAGAGCGAGCACGCGCAAGCGGTAGTTGTGAAAGTTTCGGAAGCCGAACGCGCGGCGCGAGATCATCTCCATCTTTGTGTGAAAGCCCTCGGTGATTCCATTGTTCCTGGAAAAGCGCCACATGCGCGCGACGGGCTCGAGCCAGCTGGTCAGGGTATCGGCGAGGGACTTGAGGGGGCTGGCGGCGAACTGATCGATCAGCCTGAGCAGGTCGGGGATAAGCTGGCTGGCCTTTTTGGCATTGAGGGATTTTTGCGTCAGCAGGAGGGCCATGTCCTGCTTGGCAGTGTAGAGGGCTTCGAGCACCGGATTGGCTTTCAGGTAGACGGCCAGCCTTTTGCGCTGTTCTTCGCTTAGCTTCCATCGATGGCGCCGCATCAAACTGAGCAGCCCGCGATTCTTTCGGCCCTCGGGATCGAAGCGCTTCCATCCTTCGAGGAAATGCTGGTTGAGCAGCCGAATGACATGGAAGCGATCGGCGACGATCTTCGCGTTCGGAAAATATTTGCGGGCGATTGCGCGATAGGTTTCCGACAGGTCCATCACGATGACCTTGACCTTGTCGCGCCCTGGCAACCTTCGCAAATAGCTTCGTAAACTGTCTTCCGAGCGTCCCGGGACGACATCGTAGACCTTGTGATTCTTCAGATCGACAAATGTCGTCGCATAGCCTCTCTTGCGCGAGAAAAAATGCTCGTCGATCCCCAGGACCTGCGGGCAGGGCCGACCGGACAGCTCCGAGACGCGCTGTTCGATGAAATGATGATACCAGCGCTCGATGGTTGCGCTGCCGATCGCATGGGTGCTCGTCAACTGGCTTTGGCTGATGCCTCCGTGGTGACCGTCGAAGACCTCAAGACGGTACGTCTCCGTCGCGCGATAGCGCGGACGGATGCCCGAAAAGCGATGACGGAAATAGCGGCCGCAACCGGCACAATGATATTTGGGCACCGCAAGGTGCACGATCAGGATCTGGTTGCCTTGACGCGTGTGCTTGAGCTCGCGCTCATAAGTCGCCTTGATCCGCAGCCCCCCGTGGCCGCAATAAAGGCAAACAGGCCGCTTCGTTGGCCGCGCCCACACACGAATGTCGCGTCGCCGCTCGACACGGACAATCTCAACATCCGACAGCCCTAATATGCCGTCGATTCCCTGATCAGCCTTCTTCTTCATCAGACTTGTCCTTCCTATGACAAGTCTAACCCAATTTCCCTCATCCCCCGTTCACGAGGAAGAGCCGGGCTTCGAGCACCGGATTGGCTTTCAGGTAGACGGCCAGCCTTTTGCGCTGTTCTTCGCTTAGCTTCCATCGATGGCGCCGCATCAAACTGAGCAGCCCGCGATTCTTTCGGCCCTCGGGATCGAAGCGCTTCCATCCTTCGAGGAAATGCTGGTTGAGCAGCCGAATGACATGGAAGCGATCGGCGACGATCTTCGCGTTCGGAAAATATTTGCGGGCGATTGCGCGATAGGTTTCCGACAGGTCCATCACGATGACCTTGACCTTGTCGCGCCCTGGCAACCTTCGCAAATAGCTTCGTAAACTGTCTTCCGAGCGTCCCGGGACGACATCGTAGACCTTGTGATTCTTCAGATCGACAAATGTCGTCGCATAGCCTCTCTTGCGCGAGAAAAAATGCTCGTCGATCCCCAGGACCTGCGGGCAGGGCCGACCGGACAGCTCCGAGACGCGCTGTTCGATGAAATGATGATACCAGCGCTCGATGGTTGCACTGCCGATCGCATGGGTGCTCGTCAACTGGCTTTGGCTGATGCCTCCGTGGTGACCGTCGAAGACCTCAAGACGGTACGTCTCCGTCGCGCGATAGCGCGGACGGATGCCCGAAAAGCGATGACGGAAATAGCGGCCGCAACCGGCACAATGATATTTGGGCACCGCAAGGTGCACGATCAGGATCTGGTTGCCTTGACGCGTGTGCTTGAGCTCGCGCTCATAAGTCGCCTTGATCCGCAGCCCCCCGTGGCCGCAATAAAGGCAAACAGGCCGCTTCGTTGGCCGCGCCCACACACGAATGTCGCGTCGCCGCTCGACACGGACAATCTCAACATCCGACAGCCCTAATATGCCGTCGATTCCCTGATCAGCCTTCTTCTTCATCAGACTTGTCCTTCCTATGACAAGTCTAACCCAATTTCCCTCATCCCCCGTTCACGAGGAAGAGCCTTTCCCGAGCAAAATCATCGGTTAGCTATGAAGGCGCGATAGTCTAGGCGGGCATGTCCTGCCTGCCGAAAGGCCCCCAGCCCAGACCCGGTGGGCGTAGAATGGCGCTTCCCTTTGGTTTGGGAATCCTTTGGTTGAAGGCCGTTCGGCTAGCCGCGTGCTTCGCGAATTGCGAACATGCGGCCTCGCCGCCGCCATGATGTAGCAGGTCAGAGCATATCGGCGCGCCGATGCTCAGCGTCGCCGATCTGCCCCGATTTCGCTTTCGCCAAGATCGGGAGAGCTTTCGCGTCGACGCTCGCCCGCATCTCGTCGAACCCGTCACCTCCGAGCGGCATAGCGCAGGGGTCCGGGATGCGAGGGAAGTCGCCCCGGCCAGCGCCGCTGCCGGGCGAGCAAAGCGTCGCCATCGTACGGGACTGGCTCGGCGCTGACCCGAACAATATCAAGCGGCTCATCGCCGCGAAAGTTCTGCAACCGACCGAAGATACGGTGTTCAATGCGATCTACCGCATGCCCCTGATTTCGTCGTCGCGGCCCGTCATTTCCCAGCGGATGAGCGAAATCGGGATTGATCCCGCTGCGCGAAAGCGGTCGTGAAAGGACTTGATGTCGAACTTTTCGCCCTCCTGCATCGCAACGTCCGCGAGCAGCTTTTCGAGTTCGACCTTGCCGATATAATAGCCGATCCCATAACCCGGCTGGCGCAGATAAAGTTCAATATCGAACTGCGCGACTGCGTCGCCTTCCTCCATCCATTTGGGCGTACGCGCGATCAGCGAGGCATTGGCCTCCTTCCACGTCCATTCATTCGCTTGCATTTTCAGTTCGGGCAGGATGCGCGCGGCGCGTTTCGCGCCCAATATATAGTCGATCTCGCGAGTCTTCGGCCGGTCTTCGAGCATCCCCGCCTGGAGGATCATTTCCTCAAGATAAAAGGCCCAGCCTTCGTTGCGCATCCCGTTGACGAAGAAGAGTCGCGGCGCCCCCCGGACCGGACGTGTGTCGCGCGCCGCCTGCAGCGCGTCGAAAGCGTGGCCGGGCAGGTTGTGCGCCCGCAACGGCCGCCCGTCGCGGAATTCGGTCTGAAAAAAGAAATGCAGATGCAATGGCGGGTCGAACAGTCCCGGCTTTGACGGGTCCTTTTCGAACGGGAATAGGTAGGGTCCTTCTTCCGGATCGTGCTGGACATAGTCAGGGATAGTGACCCAGTCACCATCGCGCAGGAACTTGAGCAGATCCTCGTCCTCCACCTTGCGCTTGGCGTCGAATTCGGCACGCGTCTGCACAGGCTCGGGCATCGCGATGCCGCGGTTGCGATGCTCCTCGATCTTCAGAAAGGCGAGCTGGCGCTGATACTCGCGCTCGCCGATCACCGCGATCTCTTCGGGCGTGTAGGGAAGAAGAAGAACATTCTTCAGATACCAGGCATAATTCTCCCGGCCCACCCCGCCGTGCGCGGGAAGGTCGGCTTCGATGCTTTCTAGCCAGGCCTTGAAGCCGGCCGCCGCTGCCTGCGCGCGCTTCGCGGGTGCAACCAGCTCGGGCTGGACCTTCGCGGCGCGCGCGGCAAGTTCACCATAGACGTTCACCTCGACCTGCTTCTGCGCGATCCCGAGCCGCGCAAGATCGCCGCGCGGGTCCGTGAGATTCGCCCGCGCCTGTCGCAACATCTCTGGCACCGTTTCGAGCTGAGCCTTGAACTTCGCCAGGGCGTCAGCTTCAAGCGGCAGCTTCGGGATCGCGAGCGCGCCGTGCATTTTGGGTCCGAAGCCGAGATTGGTCGTGCTGTAGAAGGCCGGATCGTGCTTCCAGGGTTGAACGACCCGGTGCTGAAATTCGAGCCCTCGCATTTCGGCAAGCACGACCATATAGTCCACGCGCTGGGCGATCGGCCACGCTGAGTCATCGATCGCCTTCAACCGCGCCGCGAATGTCTTGAGCCCGGCATGATGGCGGGCCATCGCCGAAGGCGAATAATCGGGTACGCCATTAACCATCGGCGGTGGAACAAAGGCGCGGAACTCCTCGTAGAGCGCGAGCAACGCATCATAGCCAGACGTCGCTGCTTGGGTTTGCGCGGCTAGCGGAAACGGAGCAGCCAGTGTCAGCAAGCTTGCAGTCATCAGCGCGGCGGCCGCACGCATTTTCATCTTCAAAGCCTGTCTCCCGAACGAAAAGTCCCTTGCCTGCACCCGATGGTCAGAGCGCGTTGAAGAAGCGAGTTAACCGCCCCATCGCCTCGGTCACCCGCGCTTCGGATTCCGAGCCGAAGCAAATCCGCAGATGTCCCTCGCCTCCCGCGCCGTAAAAGCTGCCCGATTCCACCACCACGTGCGCTTGCTTGAGGATCGCCATTGCCAGTTCGTGCGACGAACGCCCTGTGGCACGGATATCGGGAAAGGCATAGATGGTGCCCTCGGGCTCGGGACACGTCACGCCAGGCATCTGGTTTAGCGCCTGCACAACGATGTCGCGCTTGCGTCGATCCGCCTCCACCATCGCCAGCATCGCATCGGGCGGTCCTTCGATCGCTGCACGCCCGCCTTCCTGGATGAAGACATTGACATGCGTCACGTCGGTCATCGTGATCTGCATAATCGCCGGCATCAGCCGCGCGTCGGCGGTCAGATAGCCAAGGCGCCAGCCATCCATCGAATAGGCCTTGGTGAATGCAAAGCAGCTGATCGTGCGTTCCCGCATACCGGGCAGGCTCGCGATGCTGATATGCTCGACCCCGCCATAGGTGATATATTCATACACCTCGTCCGACAGCACGAGCAAATCATGCTCGATCGCAAGATCGGCAACATTTTGCAGTTCCGCGCGGCTATACACGCGGCCCGTCGGGTTAGCCGGATTGATGAGCACGATCATCCGGGTCTTATCAGTGATTTTCGCGGCGATTTTTTCTTTGGAGATTGCGAAATTATTCGCCTTGTCGAGCTCGGCGATCACGACTTTGCCACCAGCCAGTTCCGTCTTGCCGATATGCTGGGGATAATAGGGGTCGAGCAGAATGACCTCGTCCCCCGGATCGATAGCGGCCATGAAGGCGGCGAAGGAGGCATGGGTCAGCCCATTTGTCACGAGGATCTCATCAACGCCGTAGTCGAGCCCGTTGAAGCTTTTCAGCTTCTTTGCCAGCGACTGGCGGAACGAGAGCGTGCCGCGAAAATCGCCATAGTGAACGATCCCTGCATCGAGCGCGGCCTTCACCGCCTCCTTGACGTGCAAGGGGGTGTCGGCATGTGGACGCCCGAACTCGAGGTGGATCAGGTCCGCGCCCGCAGCGTCGAGCTGCGCCGCCTCTTCGTACATGCCGAAGCTTTTCTTAGACCCCGCCGTCAGGCGCTGTGCCGGCCACTTCATAAATCTGGACCTCCGGATGCTTGCCATACACGTGAATAATTGTGTGATACAGGATATTTCAAGCCTAAAATTTTAGGATTGAAGCATTTTGCTGCGCTGGTTATGAATCGCGCCATCGGTCAATGCCATGGAGTCGCCCAGTGAGGATCGCATGTGTCGGAGGCGGGCCGGCGGGCCTGTATTTCGCAATTTCGATGAAGCTGCGCGAACCCGCGCACAGTATCGACGTCTTTGAGCGCAACAGGCCTGATGACACTTTTGGCTGGGGCGTCGTCTTTTCCGATCAGACGGTCGAGAACCTGATGGCGAACGACCCCGTCAGCGGCGCGACGATCCGCGATGAATTCGCACATTGGGACGATATCGACGTCCATATTCACGGCGAATGTATTCGCTCCTCGGGGCACGGTTTCATCGGCATCGGGCGCAAGCGCCTCCTTGCGATCCTTCAAGACCGCGCCCGCGAGCTCGGCATCGCGCTGCATTTTGAATATGAAGCGAGCGCAGACCTCGCCGATTGGGCCGATTACGATCTGGTAATAGCCGCCGACGGAGCGAACAGCCGGATTCGAAGCGCGCATTCCGAGTTTTTCGACGTCGATATCGAGGTCCGCAAAAACAAGTTCTTCTGGTTCGGGACTTCGAAGCAATTCGACGCGTTCACCTTTGCCTTCGAACGCACCGAAGCGGGCTGGGTATGGGCGCACGCCTATCGTTTCGATGACGAACTTTCCACCTTCATCGTCGAGATGGAGCCCGAGACTTGGACAGGGCTCGGCCTCGACAAGATGGACCAGCCTGAAGCGATTGCGCTGTGCGAAACCATCTTTGCGCGCCATCTGGACGGCAATCCGCTGATGTCGAATGCCGCCCACCTGCCCGGTCCGCAGGCTTGGCTCAACTTCCGGCGCATCATTACCGGGCGCTGGTCGTACCATAAGTTCATACTCCTCGGCGACGCAGCACACACCGCCCATTTCTCGATCGGGTCGGGCACGAAGCTCGCGCTCGAAGATGCGATCAAGCTCGCCGAAGTGTTGAGCCGCCCGGGGCTGAGCCGCGCTGAAGCACTCGATGAATACCAAGCCGAGCGCAGTATCGAGGTGCTGAAACTGCAGAACAGCGCCCGCAACTCGACCGAGTGGTTCGAGACCCTGGACCGTTATCTGCCCTTCGAGCCCATTCAGTTCGCCTACTCCCTGCTCACACGTTCGCAGCGTGTAAGCCATGAGAATCTGCGGCTTCGTGACAGAAGCTGGCTTGAAAGCGTCGAGCGCTGGTTTCAGTCACGCGCGCCAGGCGGACGCGACGAGGGTGCGCCGCCGATGTTCGCGCCGTACAAGCTGCGCGAAATGGTCATCGAAAACCGGATCGTCGTCTCGCCGATGGCGATGTATTGCGCGACGGACGGCACGCCGGGCGACTTTCATTTCGTCCACTATGGCGCGCGCGCGCAGGGCGGCGCAGGGCTCGTCTATACGGAGATGACCTGCGTGTCGCCCGAAGCGCGGATCACGCCTGGCTGCCCCGGAATGTACGCGCCAGAACATGTCGCCGCCTGGCGCCGTATCACCGAGTTCGTGCACCGCGAAAGCAAGGCAAAGATCTGCCTTCAGCTGGGCCACTCGGGCGCCAAGGGGTCTACCAAAGTCGGCTGGGAGGGGATGGACGAGCCACTCGACGAGGGCAATTGGCCCCTCATCGCCGCCTCCGACGTGGCGTGGAGCCCAGGCAACCAGACGCCGCGGGCTATGAGCCGAGACGATATGACCATGGTGCGCGAGCAGTTTGTGGATGCAACGAAAATGGCGATCGATGCCGGCTTCGATATGGTCGAAATGCACGCCGCCCACGGATATCTTCTGTCAAGCTTCATCACCCCCCTCCTTAACCGGCGCTCCGACGAATATGGCGGGTGCCTTGAAAACCGGCTGCGCTTCCCGCTCGAGGTGTTTGCCGCGATGCGCGCCGTCTGGCCCGCCGAACGGCCGATGTCGGTGCGCATCTCCGCCAATGACTGGATGGGCGATGCGGGCGTGACTCCCGACGAGGCAGTGCTGATCGCGCAGGCGTTCGATGCCGCAGGTGCCGACCTGATCGACGTCTCCGCGGGCCAGACCTGGGCCGATTGCAAGCCCGTCTACGGCCGCATGTTCCAGACCCCTTTCGCCGATCAGATACGCAACGAGGCGCGAGTATCGACGATGGCGGTCGGTAACATCTTCGAGACGGACCACGCCAATTCGATCCTCGCTGCCGGCCGCGCCGATCTGGTCGCGATCGGGCGTCCGCACATGATCGACCCCATGTGGACACTGCGCGCGGCGGCGCAGCACGACTATCACGGCGCTGCGGTACCGCCGGGGTACCGGAACGGGTTCAGCCAGCTCGCACGCAATATGAAGCGCGCGGCTGAACAGGAAGCGGCGTGGAGAGGGTAGATGCGGCTGAAGGACATGCATGCTGTCGTTACCGGCGGAGGATCGGGGATCGGGGCCGCGGTCGCTCGCGCGCTCGCCGCCGAGGGTGCGCGGCTGACGCTGGTCGGTCGGCGGCGTGAGGCGCTGGAGGCCACTGCAGCCACTTTGCCGGGCGCTTGTGTCGCACCCGCGGACGTTGTCGACCGCGCCGCGATCGATGACGCTTTTGCAGCAGCGCGCGATGCGCATGGCCCCATCAAGATCCTCGTCAACAACGCCGGCATTGCGCCCAGCGCACCTTTCGCCCGCGTCAGCGCCGAAACATGGCGCGCGACCATGGCGGTCAATCTCGACGCGCTCCTCCACTGCTGCCAGTCGGCCCTGCCCGACCTGTTGGCCGCAGAAGCCGGCCGCATCGTCACCGTCGCCTCGACCGCTGGCGTGAAGGGCTACGCCTATACCGCTCCATATGTGGCATCGAAGCATGGCGCGATCGGACTGATGCGCGCGCTCGCTGCCGAATATGCCGCTACCGGCTTGACCGCCAACGCCGTGTGCCCGGGCTTCACCGACACCGATATCGTTGGAGAGGCAGTAGCGAACATCCGGCTGAAAACAGGCCGCAGCGAAGCGGATGCGCTCACCGAGTTGACGCGCTTCAACCCGCAGAAGCGGCTGATCGATCCGGCGGAGGTGGCCGAAGCGGTCCTGTGGCTCTGCCTCCCGGCCAGCCGGTCGGTCACAGGTCAAGCAGTGATGATCGCGGGCGGGGAAGTGATGTGACCGAGCGGAGAGCCATTCGCGAAAAGCACGAGGGCGCGCTCGACGATCGCGGCAACGTCCGGCTGTGGCTGCGACTGCTGACGTGTACAACGGTGATCGAAAAACGCCTCAAGCGCCGCTTCGCCGACCAATATGGCATCACGCTGCCGCGCTTCGACGTCATGGCGGCGCTAGACCGCCACCCCGAGGGGATGACGATGGGGCAATTGTCGCAGGCGCTGCTGGTCTCAAATGGCAATGTTACCGGCGTCGTGCAGGCGCTGCTGCGCGACCGCTATCTCAGTATTGCGCCCTCCCCCACCGACGGCCGGGCGTCCATCGTCCGGCTGACCCCGCTCGGGCAGGACTGCTTCAGCGGTCTTGCCGAGGCGCATCACGAATGGGTCGACACGATGCTGGGCAACCTCACGGGCGATCAGCGCGCGGCGCTCTTCAATCTTCTCGGCGCGCTCAAGGATTCGCTCGCCGCCGACAATGGAAAGGAACAGCCATGAATCCCGAAAACTTCCTGCCCGAACATTTCGGGTGGCGTTTCGACGGAGGCGTCGCAACGATTACGCTGAACCGTCCCGACCGCAAGAATCCCCTCACCTTCGAAAGCTATGCCGAATTGCGCGACACGTTTCGCGCTCTCGTCTACGCGCCCGAAGTGAAGGTCATCATCGTTACGGGCGCCGGCGGCAACTTCTCATCGGGCGGCGACGTCCACGAGATTATCGGCCCGCTTACGAAAATGCGGATGCCCGAACTGCTCAATTTCACGCGCATGACCGGTGATCTCGTCAAGGCGATGCGCGCGTGCCCACAACCGGTAATTGCGGCGATTGACGGTATCTGCGTCGGAGCTGGCGCTATCATAGCAATGGCCTCGGACATGCGCCTTGCGACCCCGCGGGCCAAGACGGCCTTCCTGTTCACGCGGGTCGGCCTTGCCGGCTGCGACATGGGCGCATGCGCAATCCTCCCGCGCATTATCGGCCAGGGGCGCGCCTCGGACCTCCTGTACACCGGGCGCATGCTCAGCGCCGAAGAGGGCGAGCGGTGGGGCTTTCACAACCGCCTGGTCGAACCCGACGCGCTGCTCGAGGAGGCGACCAACCTAGCCCGCTCGCTCGCCGCAGGGCCCACTTTCGCACACGGCATCACCAAGACTCAGCTCGGCATCGAATGGGCGGTCTCGGTCGAAACCGCGATTGAAATGGAAGCGCAGGCGCAGGCCATCTGCATGGCGACGAATGATTTCCGCCGCGCTTTCGAAGCCTTTGCGGACAAGCGCATCCCCGAGTTCGCAGGCGACTGATGGCCGATCGCAGCTTCCTCGACTGGCCGTTCCTTGATGATGGCCACCGCCGCCTCGCGATCGAGCTCGACGACTGGTGCTTGGCGAACATCACCCACCATCATTCGGGCGATATCGATGACGAATGCCGCGCGCTCGTTCGCGCGCTCGGCGACGCGGGCTGGCTGCGCTACTGCGTGCCGGCCGCCTATGGGGGGGTGCACGAAAGCATTGACATTCGCTCGCTCGCGCTGATCCGCGAAACTCTCGCGCGTCATTCGGGACTCGCCGAC contains:
- a CDS encoding MarR family winged helix-turn-helix transcriptional regulator, with amino-acid sequence MTERRAIREKHEGALDDRGNVRLWLRLLTCTTVIEKRLKRRFADQYGITLPRFDVMAALDRHPEGMTMGQLSQALLVSNGNVTGVVQALLRDRYLSIAPSPTDGRASIVRLTPLGQDCFSGLAEAHHEWVDTMLGNLTGDQRAALFNLLGALKDSLAADNGKEQP
- a CDS encoding SDR family NAD(P)-dependent oxidoreductase, with the protein product MRLKDMHAVVTGGGSGIGAAVARALAAEGARLTLVGRRREALEATAATLPGACVAPADVVDRAAIDDAFAAARDAHGPIKILVNNAGIAPSAPFARVSAETWRATMAVNLDALLHCCQSALPDLLAAEAGRIVTVASTAGVKGYAYTAPYVASKHGAIGLMRALAAEYAATGLTANAVCPGFTDTDIVGEAVANIRLKTGRSEADALTELTRFNPQKRLIDPAEVAEAVLWLCLPASRSVTGQAVMIAGGEVM
- a CDS encoding enoyl-CoA hydratase family protein, which encodes MNPENFLPEHFGWRFDGGVATITLNRPDRKNPLTFESYAELRDTFRALVYAPEVKVIIVTGAGGNFSSGGDVHEIIGPLTKMRMPELLNFTRMTGDLVKAMRACPQPVIAAIDGICVGAGAIIAMASDMRLATPRAKTAFLFTRVGLAGCDMGACAILPRIIGQGRASDLLYTGRMLSAEEGERWGFHNRLVEPDALLEEATNLARSLAAGPTFAHGITKTQLGIEWAVSVETAIEMEAQAQAICMATNDFRRAFEAFADKRIPEFAGD
- a CDS encoding bifunctional salicylyl-CoA 5-hydroxylase/oxidoreductase, encoding MRIACVGGGPAGLYFAISMKLREPAHSIDVFERNRPDDTFGWGVVFSDQTVENLMANDPVSGATIRDEFAHWDDIDVHIHGECIRSSGHGFIGIGRKRLLAILQDRARELGIALHFEYEASADLADWADYDLVIAADGANSRIRSAHSEFFDVDIEVRKNKFFWFGTSKQFDAFTFAFERTEAGWVWAHAYRFDDELSTFIVEMEPETWTGLGLDKMDQPEAIALCETIFARHLDGNPLMSNAAHLPGPQAWLNFRRIITGRWSYHKFILLGDAAHTAHFSIGSGTKLALEDAIKLAEVLSRPGLSRAEALDEYQAERSIEVLKLQNSARNSTEWFETLDRYLPFEPIQFAYSLLTRSQRVSHENLRLRDRSWLESVERWFQSRAPGGRDEGAPPMFAPYKLREMVIENRIVVSPMAMYCATDGTPGDFHFVHYGARAQGGAGLVYTEMTCVSPEARITPGCPGMYAPEHVAAWRRITEFVHRESKAKICLQLGHSGAKGSTKVGWEGMDEPLDEGNWPLIAASDVAWSPGNQTPRAMSRDDMTMVREQFVDATKMAIDAGFDMVEMHAAHGYLLSSFITPLLNRRSDEYGGCLENRLRFPLEVFAAMRAVWPAERPMSVRISANDWMGDAGVTPDEAVLIAQAFDAAGADLIDVSAGQTWADCKPVYGRMFQTPFADQIRNEARVSTMAVGNIFETDHANSILAAGRADLVAIGRPHMIDPMWTLRAAAQHDYHGAAVPPGYRNGFSQLARNMKRAAEQEAAWRG
- a CDS encoding ISL3 family transposase, with the protein product MKKKADQGIDGILGLSDVEIVRVERRRDIRVWARPTKRPVCLYCGHGGLRIKATYERELKHTRQGNQILIVHLAVPKYHCAGCGRYFRHRFSGIRPRYRATETYRLEVFDGHHGGISQSQLTSTHAIGSATIERWYHHFIEQRVSELSGRPCPQVLGIDEHFFSRKRGYATTFVDLKNHKVYDVVPGRSEDSLRSYLRRLPGRDKVKVIVMDLSETYRAIARKYFPNAKIVADRFHVIRLLNQHFLEGWKRFDPEGRKNRGLLSLMRRHRWKLSEEQRKRLAVYLKANPVLEALYTAKQDMALLLTQKSLNAKKASQLIPDLLRLIDQFAASPLKSLADTLTSWLEPVARMWRFSRNNGITEGFHTKMEMISRRAFGFRNFHNYRLRVLALCGWNGVINRV
- a CDS encoding DUF4126 domain-containing protein, with amino-acid sequence MTIVEILGVASSLSLLAGWRLYLTILATGIAMFFGWLPLPEHLKALQILANPWVLGVAAAGTLAEFLADKIAWVDSIWDGIHGIIRPLGGALLALALVDSSDPTWQVIAFLLGGGGALLSHGAKATTRAVVNVSPEPFSNAVVSTGEDVATGGLLALAIAYPPLAIVIALLLAIAAVIVIIALRRLLRNIKATLKKALGDAEEGA
- a CDS encoding transposase → MASSIGSDPPSSPVHGEEPEALYTAKQDMALLLTQKSLNVKKASQLIPDLLRLIDQFAASPLKSLADTLTSWLEPVARMWRFSRNNGITEGFHTKMEMISRRAFGFRNFHNYRLRVLALCGWNGVINRV
- a CDS encoding ISL3 family transposase, whose amino-acid sequence is MKKKADQGIDGILGLSDVEIVRVERRRDIRVWARPTKRPVCLYCGHGGLRIKATYERELKHTRQGNQILIVHLAVPKYHCAGCGRYFRHRFSGIRPRYRATETYRLEVFDGHHGGISQSQLTSTHAIGSATIERWYHHFIEQRVSELSGRPCPQVLGIDEHFFSRKRGYATTFVDLKNHKVYDVVPGRSEDSLRSYLRRLPGRDKVKVIVMDLSETYRAIARKYFPNAKIVADRFHVIRLLNQHFLEGWKRFDPEGRKNRGLLSLMRRHRWKLSEEQRKRLAVYLKANPVLEARLFLVNGG
- a CDS encoding pyridoxal phosphate-dependent aminotransferase; protein product: MKWPAQRLTAGSKKSFGMYEEAAQLDAAGADLIHLEFGRPHADTPLHVKEAVKAALDAGIVHYGDFRGTLSFRQSLAKKLKSFNGLDYGVDEILVTNGLTHASFAAFMAAIDPGDEVILLDPYYPQHIGKTELAGGKVVIAELDKANNFAISKEKIAAKITDKTRMIVLINPANPTGRVYSRAELQNVADLAIEHDLLVLSDEVYEYITYGGVEHISIASLPGMRERTISCFAFTKAYSMDGWRLGYLTADARLMPAIMQITMTDVTHVNVFIQEGGRAAIEGPPDAMLAMVEADRRKRDIVVQALNQMPGVTCPEPEGTIYAFPDIRATGRSSHELAMAILKQAHVVVESGSFYGAGGEGHLRICFGSESEARVTEAMGRLTRFFNAL
- a CDS encoding DUF885 family protein, translated to MKMRAAAALMTASLLTLAAPFPLAAQTQAATSGYDALLALYEEFRAFVPPPMVNGVPDYSPSAMARHHAGLKTFAARLKAIDDSAWPIAQRVDYMVVLAEMRGLEFQHRVVQPWKHDPAFYSTTNLGFGPKMHGALAIPKLPLEADALAKFKAQLETVPEMLRQARANLTDPRGDLARLGIAQKQVEVNVYGELAARAAKVQPELVAPAKRAQAAAAGFKAWLESIEADLPAHGGVGRENYAWYLKNVLLLPYTPEEIAVIGEREYQRQLAFLKIEEHRNRGIAMPEPVQTRAEFDAKRKVEDEDLLKFLRDGDWVTIPDYVQHDPEEGPYLFPFEKDPSKPGLFDPPLHLHFFFQTEFRDGRPLRAHNLPGHAFDALQAARDTRPVRGAPRLFFVNGMRNEGWAFYLEEMILQAGMLEDRPKTREIDYILGAKRAARILPELKMQANEWTWKEANASLIARTPKWMEEGDAVAQFDIELYLRQPGYGIGYYIGKVELEKLLADVAMQEGEKFDIKSFHDRFRAAGSIPISLIRWEMTGRDDEIRGMR